TACTTTACTTGAAAAGAGACGTCCCTGTTAATCGCACGCAACAGGCCCATCTGTCTCACATGGCCCACCAACTTTTTCTGGCTCTGAGTTGGGGTGCGTGAGTTAGTGCAACTGTCTGGGTCTGAGTTTGTCGCGTGAATAACTACGCGTGGTACATGAATGCAAGGGATGTAAACAACTGTGTGGAACAAGTGAGGCGTATCCCCACAGTATAATACGAAACGATTACAGCGTCAAAAATATTCACTTGTTCAACTTTTTTGTCAGCCTATGTACGTTCCTCTATGATTGAACCTACAAAAGTCCCTCAGACCAGGTTACACGAAACATACAGTGTGGTAAGTGCTATCACTTTCATAGACTTAGTTCCATATATGTCGCTCCTACATTTCACCAGCAGACCAAGATTGTCCTGTAAACTCATCCAGCCCAATACCAGTACGCTCTAAATAAACTGCGTGAGTATACTAGCAGTGTATATCCGAGAGTCTATCGTAGTTCCACGCACCCCAGTCAACCTTGGAGCACTGCCCGCAGCCGTTTCGAGACGTGTAGCCGAAGTCACCAGGCGGTTTAAACATCACCCAAGAGATTGTCACTGTTTCATGGACCAGAGGAGAATGTAGACGGGATGTTTTCTCGGACTTTCATGAGGAATGAATGATatgttgatgttgacgGGTGTCATGAATAGCTGTCTATAACGTCATGTCCGTAGGTATTCATTTTGTCCATAGTATCTGCCgttactcgtacaagtcCTTCGGTATCACGAGCAGCATCGTAGTTGCTACAAGGGCGAGTGCTGTTACCCTTACTCATTCTCCCTTAACCCTTCCACGCAttactggtacttgtaggtcgTTCCAGTTAACGTACAGTTCCACAGTCTCAAACTCTAGCCACAAGTCAAAGCCTTTGAATTAACCGCCGAACAAGGTGATTATGGGTCTGATatctattttttttatcttCATTTGGTAACTTGTGCTTTATCCCGCCAAACTGCTTTCAATTCAGTCATTCTTTGTGTATGTTTTGAACCctcttctacaagtatgagcACACCTGAGTAGTCGATGAAGCTTACTGTAAGACTTCAATACGGTGTCGggcaagtacgagtacgagtaccgtacTTTTAGGCATTCGTATGGAAACAGGCTATCGCTTTGCtacggtacgagtatcgtaccagtatatacaagtactggtacgatactgtacgataaTTACCGATTTTACTTGAGACTTATTAGTAGTacccagcagcagtacgTAGAactaccggtacttgtactaatCACTACCTATTCCCACCATTCCATTATGTCCATTATCTATATGCCTATTCCTCTATTCTACCGAATCAGACCCTGTCGAGAAGGATGGACACCGGGAGTGCTggtcttgggcttcttggtctgGGGAGCAAACTCCTTGTGGGCCTTCTTGTGGGCCGAAGCCAGattctgtttcttctcgtcctttcgagccttggcctgggcttcagccttggccttctcctcgttAGCAATTCGCTCCGACCGCTCGTCGTCCAGCTTCTGTCGCTTCTCTTGGATCTTGTTTCGTCGGTTGGATGAgttgcctcctcctcctgcagTCAACTCCACGTTGATCTTTCGTCTCATAAGAGTAGAGTGATGCATTCGGAGAGCAACGTTCATCCGTCTGGAGGCGTCGTCGCCCTCAAACTCGAGGAATGCAAACCCCTTGGCATCTCGAATTCGAATCTTGTTAGGAGTGCAGGTCTTAAAATGATCAGCaatcacctcctccttgatatCATAAGGCAAGTTACCACAGAAAAGAATAAATCGAGCCGCCTTGGCAGCAGGGCCGTTCTCGCCATCCcgctttcgcttcttggaacccttcttctcctcctcctcggccttcttggcctcctttttctccttcttctcctccttaAGAGCCTCCACCGTTAACTCTCCCTTCTCGATCTTCTttttggtcttcttgaactcCAAAGCCTttcgctccttcttggatAATTTCGATATGTCAATTTCAGACTCAGTCTTGTCAGCCGCTTTACCTTCAGTCTTGTTCTCTTCAGTCTTGCTCTCatcggccttcttgtccttcttatccttcttctcagacTTGGTCTCGTCAGTTTTTGTCTTGATATCGACCGTTTCTTCGGCCTTCACCTCGTCAGTCACCTCGTCAGTCACCTCGTCAACCACCTTGGCCTGCTTCTTGCTGCTCTTGTCTTTGGATCCCATTGTAAAAGTCGTTGTAGGATGTGTACAGCTGGTAATGGAATAATTTCAGCCTGATAATGCACACCACATAATTTTTCCCAATAAGCTTTGGGTGcatgagatgagatggagTACAAGAAGTAGAGGGAGAAACATGTTCTCAGTAAACGGGCGAAAACTATGTCTGTGGGTGTTCAAAAAATTATCATGTGGTTTTTATATCCTTCTGTTTGAAGTGTTTTGTTATTACAGTACCCCGCAAATGTCCTTATCAAGAGATGCGCGCGATTTGTTGTGTGCCCGAACCTGTTACACTTCCTGTGCCCTCTACTGTAAATTACGTAATTACAATTACGtaatgtacttgtgcaaTGTACTCAATGTGGCTAAGTAGCTTCCTGGGTTgaaagtactgtagcctACAGTAAACTAGTCACTCACTCTACTGCATGACTTTTTGCCACAGAAGCTATATCACGCCACCACTCCGCTTGTTTAGCCCAATATATCCCTTCTTTTTCTATATCTTGCTTTTTAATCACAAAAttggccatctccatctgtcTCACAGTGTGTGGCTCTTAgtacaacaagtacagtaacacAGTGTACTCTCGTTAACCAACCCACTTTCAACGTTCCATTCCAGACGCTATTCTGTGCATAAGTAATAGACATTGTGTTTGGTCGTTCACCATGGAGCCCCTTGTATCGTAGTATAAGAGTCTTTCTATATGTTCCATTGTGCAGGCGAATGTTGTATCTTACGTCACCACCACAGTGTATCtgtaactacagtattgtacaattgtacatactcctATCTTACCAAATTGCACAGTACACTGTACCCAGATCATCATTCTTTATTATATAATCAACATCTCTCCACTCATAACCTCACCCAGTCATCAGCTCGCACATACTCAGGACGATCCTTGCCTCGGAGCAGTGCTtgtaactacagtatgtactcgtagtgAAAAAGGTTGCCCCTGAAGATGGACAAGAGGATGCACAAGCGCACAAAGAAAAGTAGGGGTGGCACGTGTGAGTGGATGTGACTAAGCAGTTGTGAGGTGGTTACAGTCAAGCCTGGTTCGATGTGAAAGCTCACGTGCATCGTACCATTGCCTTGTCTACAACCTCTtctctactgtagctacaagtactcgttAAGCATGCCCACCAGCCGTGTACCCACTTTGAAGCCGTCAGTGGAGCTTAAAGATGAAAAGAAGTAACTGGTCCACATGAGCATATTTATCGTCGTGAATAACAATAGGTTGTAGTGAtggacgaggtggagatgtgggTTGGTATTGTGCAGCGATCACTCAATACTACTGGTACGGTTCTAGTCTTCATCTTCTATGGTCCTGCTCCTCGTACCTGTCCTTACATCGCTATCATCTCATTATCTCAGCGTCACCATGACGTATGTAGTATGCACACGGTTTTTGGGACGAAAAATTCTGTGACGTTGAACATGTAAGGCGCCAGATATACACGTAATACTGTACCAGATTGAGGAGCAAGAGAGAGCGGTAATTATTCTCACGGAAATGACTTACGTCGTCCACGTAGTATGTATGCTCTTCCAAGACATGTCCCAGGTTCACCAAGTCCATTAGCTACAAATACAGCGATGCTGGTCCAACTGAAATAAAGTACGCACGTCCACCACACGCATGTCTACcaagctactgtacattaactctcatcaccaaaaagacaacatcaacacaTACACTTCACCAcgacaaacacaaaaacacacacacaatgagCCAGAACTGGAGGCGCAAATCGTCCGTGTCGGCGTGGGACAAGCCCGAGGGCGGGTGGTCGCGACGGCAACGAGGAGGGATCATCGCCACGGTGGGAGGCTTCATCGAGGGTTTGGCTACGGCCCTGATACGGCGCAAAATCTTTGTCGTCATTTTTTTGCTGCTGACCCTGCTGTCCTTCTTCACAGCCGTGCCATTTGTGCCGCACTTCAACTGGGGCTCGGGCAAGTACGTGATTATCCTGGCTGCCAACGAGGGTGGAGGAGTCATGCACTGGAAGGGAGCCAAAGAGTGGGCCATCGAGCGAAGCAGCATTGAAAACAAGCGAGAATACGCCGAGCGCCACGGCTACCATCTTGCCGTCAAGGACGTGAGTCTCAAGAAGAGATACTCTCACGAGTGGAGAGAGTCGTGGCAGAAGGTCgacatcatcaaggagaccaTGCGCCAGTTCCCCAACGCCGAGTGGTTCTGGTGGCTCGATCTGCATACGCTCATCATGGAGCCCCAGATCTCGCTGGATCAGCACATTTTCAACAACCTCTACAATGAGACCTACCGAGACCTAACTGGCCAATTCAACCCTTTGAACTTACCCGTGCAGATCCCCTACGTGGACTACAACCAGCCCGTCGACCTGATTGTCACCCAGGACTGCGGAGGCTTCAATCTGGGTTCCTTCTTCATTCGACGGTCCGACTGGACCGACAAGCTGCTCGATCTGTGGTGGGACCCTGTCTTCTATGAACAGAGGCACATGGAGTGGGAGcacaaggagcaggacGCGCTGGAGTACCTGTTCACGAACCAGCCCTGGATCCGAGGACGGGTCGGCTTTCTGCCCCTCAGAAAAATCAACGGTCTGCCTCCCGGAGCTTGTTCCGAGATGGAGAATGACAAGCAGCTGTTCTACGACGAGAAGTCACGAGACTTCCTTGTCAACATGGCCGGCTGTGAATGGGGACGAGACTGctggaaggagatggagtcgTACAAGGCGAAGGCTGTCGAGCTGCATCGAAAGAAGTGGTGGTTGTTTTAGGCGATAAGCGAGCCTTTTTCAGCGAAGCGAGAAAGCGTACGAGAGGAACGAGCCACAGCAGAGCTATTAGATACATATTTGTATATATGGAGATAGTATTATAGAATCAAATATGATGTACAAGAGATGAATGTTGAGTGTGTAGAGCGAATATGTGGCTCACGTGTCTTCTAAATATCTGAGACATACAGAAACTACCCAGCCGTATCCAGTAGAATGGCTCGCTTTGTCCTGACCCTGTTTTGGTTGTAATACCGAACAGTGTACTCATGGTGAATAATGAAAATGCATGTATTTAGCTACCATTCCATCTATAAGCAGCCATGAGTGTGAAGTCTCTTAGCAAAGTCGACTACTGACCGCTCATTTTATGTACTTTAAAGCTCTTTTGAAGTTCCTTTCAAGGTCTGCTGGaactcttcatcttcaactcACCAAGTTGTTCTCCTCCTGATCCTTCTGGGTCGCCTGGACAGCGaggatcttcttcttgaggtACTCGTTACGCTCCTCTCGAAGAGCCAGGTAGgtgaagaagctgaagagCAGATCTAGAAAGACGATAGAGAAGACCATCGAGTTGGACACGTATATACTGTTTCCGTAGGCACAGTAGGCGATGATGGCGAACAGAGTGATGACTCGCAGAGGCATGATGGAGTAAAAGTACTCAAGGTAGGGCCCATTGAGAGGAGCCACATCAGAGACACCCACCATAGTCAGCAGGTATGCCACGAGTCCGAGAAGAGGCTCGGCGTTCTCGAGTTTCAGAGGGGGCTGTGTTAGTTATGGTGACAGCGCGGTGTAATTCTTGTTGGAagagatcaaggaggatTCAGGAGGTCCTCACTAGGTCTGGAACGAAATAAAACTGCTTTAAATTCGTATTCAGATTGATCTCCCGGTTAAAGTCACTTGACTGCAGATAAGATCACGGTATCATTGTGATGTCTAGTCGCCACAGAGTCTGTGAATTATGTTGATCTGGCGACCATATGAATGCATTCATTCCTTAGAAAACATTCTGATAATGCAGGTCTCACGATAACGCTCGTCGCACGTCTGTCCAGACCAACTTCTCAGAGTCCCCGTACTCCATCACACAGTCAGATCACTCACCAGCTGCATGGCCTGCCCGACGATATTAACATACATGTTGTCAATAATAACGGTCGGGTCTGTCCACAGAAAGTATGCCAACGACCACATGAAGGTGGACCGGGCGACGATGAATGTTTTTGCCGAAACGAAcatgttgtttgtgtgttttttttttttctgcatatacattcatttaattataactttgcaccaaaaaaaaaaagttggaCTGAAAAGAGCTGACTGAACAAAAGgttgaacaaaaaaaaaagcaggacaaaaaaaaagagagatAGAATTGGGTCGAAacctatttccagtaaaaaaaatcataaaaaaaacctggttcagtccgtgttgtatgttgggtccacatagcttcgcgtgtttgttTCGTTCCatcgggaaaacgccactccagtctTCCCAGTTCTCTAATCTCCAATCCTttccattgccctcttccatttgcattgcctttgaaaaacttctccttgtggtttttttcttcgtcattggtttggtttcTGCGTCCCCTTGTGGTGAGACTACGCGCCCTGCTACGCTGTTTCTCTCGGTGGGCCCTCGCCcgccttttacgcttgcCTACTGTTGTCTACTtctcgctcatcgtgaaggtgctggcggttgtccatcgtaagaaacacatctgggcttccttcaggAATTGAAGCAAACCCTGTTTTGGACCATGTCCCTCCCAGGGTGGCGTCGTCCCCTGAGTACCGGAgggatctctccatcttccagatcccataAGCCAATTCCCGCAGATATTTGCGTgtcttgacttgttgatgtttccgggGGGCGTCTGTTGTAGGACGTGTTGTGCGAAGGAGAGCTTTTATCTAATTAAATTGCGTCGCATAATTGGCATAATTAGAGTCTGCACTTGTATCTATAGTTAAGACGCGATCGTGGGGTACAACAGATACTATCTTCAAAAAATACATGAGGTAAAGATTTATCCATATATAAATAGACCGAAAGAGTATATACTACTCTTCTGCTACTTCCCTTATCAACAATCACATCTCAACTACCCCTtgcaccaccaccacatcGCGTGATTAGCTTACATAATCCGAGTGCTTTCTCCCAACAACGCGAAAGTCACTTTCCACCACGGTCACATACCTGTCCCACAGCAGACAAGCCCACGAAGAACGGTAAAATGTCGTGGCTCCAAGACGGCATGCTCAAcatggacgacgacggcGACATGAACATGGCGGCCGgcaacaaccccaacttctccaccatggATGGCTCGTTTTTCGGCGCCTCTCAATCGCCCTTCCAGTCGCAAGATTTCGACGACATCACCAATAATgccaacacaaacagcgGCAACAATAGCGGCAACTTCTCGGGCCAGCCTACTTCCACCAACACGCCCCAGACACACACGCCCAGTGCCCCTGGCTCGGTTGCCAACCCCCACGTGTCTCCCTCAGATATCTTTTCTCCTTCACTCAACCCCCGCTCCCGACCCACCTCGGCTCTCAACACCACCCAGTCGCCGCAGATTCACCACTCTCCGCAACTGGGCAGTC
This genomic interval from Yarrowia lipolytica chromosome 1E, complete sequence contains the following:
- a CDS encoding uncharacterized protein (Compare to YALI0E25872g, weakly similar to uniprot|Q07623 Saccharomyces cerevisiae YDL213c NOP6 similarity to hydrophilins involved in the adaptive response to hyperosmotic conditions, similar to Saccharomyces cerevisiae NOP6 (YDL213C); ancestral locus Anc_2.72), with the translated sequence MGSKDKSSKKQAKVVDEVTDEVTDEVKAEETVDIKTKTDETKSEKKDKKDKKADESKTEENKTEGKAADKTESEIDISKLSKKERKALEFKKTKKKIEKGELTVEALKEEKKEKKEAKKAEEEEKKGSKKRKRDGENGPAAKAARFILFCGNLPYDIKEEVIADHFKTCTPNKIRIRDAKGFAFLEFEGDDASRRMNVALRMHHSTLMRRKINVELTAGGGGNSSNRRNKIQEKRQKLDDERSERIANEEKAKAEAQAKARKDEKKQNLASAHKKAHKEFAPQTKKPKTSTPGVHPSRQGLIR
- a CDS encoding uncharacterized protein (Compare to YALI0E25894g, similar to Saccharomyces cerevisiae MNN10 (YDR245W); ancestral locus Anc_8.471, similar to uniprot|P50108 Saccharomyces cerevisiae YDR245w MNN10 subunit of mannosyltransferase complex), whose product is MSQNWRRKSSVSAWDKPEGGWSRRQRGGIIATVGGFIEGLATALIRRKIFVVIFLLLTLLSFFTAVPFVPHFNWGSGKYVIILAANEGGGVMHWKGAKEWAIERSSIENKREYAERHGYHLAVKDVSLKKRYSHEWRESWQKVDIIKETMRQFPNAEWFWWLDLHTLIMEPQISLDQHIFNNLYNETYRDLTGQFNPLNLPVQIPYVDYNQPVDLIVTQDCGGFNLGSFFIRRSDWTDKLLDLWWDPVFYEQRHMEWEHKEQDALEYLFTNQPWIRGRVGFLPLRKINGLPPGACSEMENDKQLFYDEKSRDFLVNMAGCEWGRDCWKEMESYKAKAVELHRKKWWLF
- a CDS encoding uncharacterized protein (Compare to YALI0E25916g, similar to Saccharomyces cerevisiae ILM1 (YJR118C); ancestral locus Anc_7.504, weakly similar to uniprot|P47155 Saccharomyces cerevisiae YJR118C ILM1 Protein of unknown function), producing MFVSAKTFIVARSTFMWSLAYFLWTDPTVIIDNMYVNIVGQAMQLPPLKLENAEPLLGLVAYLLTMVGVSDVAPLNGPYLEYFYSIMPLRVITLFAIIAYCAYGNSIYVSNSMVFSIVFLDLLFSFFTYLALREERNEYLKKKILAVQATQKDQEENNLVS